In Equus przewalskii isolate Varuska chromosome 15, EquPr2, whole genome shotgun sequence, a single genomic region encodes these proteins:
- the CCDC174 gene encoding coiled-coil domain-containing protein 174, with protein sequence MDRRKKPLDVTASSLVDLKAELFRKQEEFKQEKLLKDSGVLGKPKATNKKPSIWSKQNAGVSNRAEKDAEQKIEEQKTLEKAREKLEEKAKLYEKMTKGDFIDEEVEDMYLVDFTQKIIDRHKEVEAFGANRDSRKAGERDDDEENLSEKDIPPPQDPSEEWVDYVDSLGRSRRCMRKDFPDLLEMDKSLQGRLFVSPANEKTLLSEDMRKELQRQQWEEEEREALKRPMGPIHYEDIRENEARQLGVGYFAFARDKELRNKQMKTLEMLREQTTDQRTKRENIKEKRKAMLEARLAKLRQKKMKKSKEDGAEEESGGGGVIGPLPPEPEAVPTPRAAAQSSKVEVIVEERKDTRPGVPHVREWDRGKEFSFGYWSKRQSDLRAERDPEFAPPSDYFVGQKRTASFSSQTWSRPAPAQTDLGQHSGPGHDPGCSRTSSSPAPSSPPRAPTVTFETLDDMISYYKQVT encoded by the exons ATGGACCGGAGGAAGAAGCCCTTGGACGTCACGGCCTCCTCG TTGGTAGACCTTAAGGCTGAACTCTTCCGAAAACAAGAAGAATTCAAACaagaaaaacttctaaaagatTCTGGAGTTTTGGGAAAACCGAAAGCAACTAATAAG AAACCAAGTATCTGGAGCAAGCAGAATGCAGGAGTTTCAAATCGAGCTGAGAAGGATGCTGAGCAGAAGATTGAGGAACAGAAGACTTTAGAGAAAGCAAG ggaaaaattggaagaaaaagccaaattatatgaaaaaatgaCTAAAGGAGACTTTATTG ATGAAGAAGTGGAGGATATGTACCTTGTGGATTTCACGCAGAAGATCATAGacagacacaaagaagtggaGGCGTTTGGTGCCAACAGAGATTCTAGAAAGGCGGGAGAAAGAGACGATGATGaagaaaatctttctgaaaaagaTATACCTCCTCCCCAGGATCCCAGCGAAGAATG gGTGGATTATGTGGACTCTTTAGGGCGATCCCGTCGCTGTATGAGGAAGGATTTCCCAGATCTGCTGGAGATGGATAAAAGTCTTCAGGGGAGGCT TTTTGTTAGTCCTGCTAATGAAAAAACCTTGCTGTCTGAAGATATGAGGAAAGAGCTTCAGCGCCAGCaatgggaagaagaagagagggaggctcTCAAAAGGCCCATGGGGCCCATCCATTACGAAGACATTCGTGAAAATG AGGCCCGGCAACTTGGTGTTGGATATTTCGCCTTTGCCCGAGATAAAGAGTTgagaaacaagcaaatgaaaacgTTAGAGATGCTACGCGAACAG ACAACAGATCAGAGAACAAAACgagaaaacataaaggaaaagcgAAAGGCTATGTTAGAAGCAAGACTTGCGAAACTTcgacagaaaaagatgaaaaagtcaaaagaagatggagcagaggaagaaagtggAG GTGGAGGTGTGATTGGGCCTTTGCCACCGGAACCAGAGGCCGTGCCGACTCCGCGTGCTGCTGCCCAGAGTAGCAAAGTAGAAGTGATCGTTGAGGAGAGGAAGGACACCAGGCCTGGAGTGCCACACGTCCGGGAGTGGGACAGAGGAAAAG aattttcctttgGGTACTGGTCGAAGAGGCAGTCAGATCTCCGGGCTGAGAGAGATCCCGAGTTTGCCCCACCATCCGATTACTTTGTGGGTCAAAAGAGAACTGCTTCTTTCAGTAGCCAGACGTGGAGCAGACCTGCGCCTGCACAGACTGACCTGGGCCAGCACTCGGGCCCCGGCCACGACCCTGGCTGTTCGCGCACATcatcctctcctgcccccagcagcCCACCACGAGCCCCCACGGTCACTTTCGAAACTCTTGATGATATGATATCATATTATAAACAAGTGACATGA